CGCTCGGCCAGCCAGGGCAAGGCCGTGGCGGGTTCGGCGGCTTGCCCGAGCCAGTGCATCAGCTCGGCCAGCTCGTGGTGGTTTAGCTTCAGCAGGTCGGTGCGGGCGAGCAGGTGCAGCACCACCTCGGGGCTGTAGTGCGGCGGGCGCAGGTTGGCATCGAACACGCGCAAGCGGGCGTGGCCGAGCAGGCCGTACAGCGTGGCGCGCGTGGTGGCATGGCGCGCCGCCAGGCTCCCGAACACCAACACAGCAGCCTGCGCCACCAGCGCATCGGCGGCGGGGTCGGGCCCGATGGCATCCCAGGCAGCGGGCTCCGCAATGGTGTAGCGCACGTTTTGGGCATCGGTTACATTGGCGTGCACCACGCCCGTGGGCAGGTGGCTGCGCTGTACGCAATCGGTGCTGAGGCCCTTGCCGGCCACCACTGCCAGCAGCTCCTGTCCTAGGTCGTCGGGGCCGATGCTGCTGATGAGCCGCGCCGGCACGCCCAGTTGCTGCAGGTGCACGGCCACGTTGAAGGGCGCGCCGCCGGCCTGCCGGCCCGCAGGCAGCATATCCCAGAGTATTTCGCCGAAGCACACAACCTCCTGTTTCATGAACGCTTGTGTTGCAAGCCGCCGCGCGGCCCCGTACCTACCCCGAACCCCACTGGGCCCGAATGTGTAATTTACGCCCAATGCCAACCAGTTCTTCTACCATTTACTTTCGTAACGCGGCCGGCCTGGTGCGCGAGCATCCCGGCTACGTGCGCGTGGAGTACGCAGCGGGCCGGCGCCACCTTGCCGATTTACAAGCCCTGTTGGGCCACCTTGGCCGTGCGCTGGCCAAGCACGGCGGCGGCAAATTGCTGATCGACCAACGCGTAATGGTGCCGTTTTCGGCCGAGGAACAGGCATACATGCTTACGGAGTGGCTACCGCGCGCCAACGCCGAGGGTGGCTACCGCTGGGGCGCCGTAGTGCAGGCCCAGGATGTGTTTGCCCGCCTGGCCACGGCCACGGTGGCCACGCAGGTGCACGGCCTTTCGATGACGTACCAGTACTTCGCCGACGAAGCGGCCGCGGTGGCCTGGCTGGTGGCGCAGTAGCGCGCTGCCGGCCGCTCCGGCAGAAACCCTGCCCGTTATTCCGCAAACCCCAACCGCCTTCGCGGCGTTGTTTCGCGCGTGACCCATCCGCATTATTTGCCCGTTGCCTGGGCGCCGCTCTACGCCCACCCGCTGCCCGCCGGCCACCGCTTTCCGATGCTGAAATACGAGCTGCTGCCCGAGCAACTTATTCGCGAAGGCACCATTGCCGAGGAAAGCATCTTCGCGCCCATTCCGCTGCCCGAAAAGTATGTCCTGGAAACCCACTGCCCCGCCTACTACCAACGGCTGGTGCAGGGGCAGCTTACGCGGCACGAGGAGCGCGCCACGGGCTTTCCGTGGTCGGAGCAACTGGTGCAGCGCGAGGTTGCCATTTTGGGCGGCACGGTGCAGTGCGCCAAGCTGGCCCGCCACACCGGCGTGGCTCTGAATGTAGCCGGCGGCACCCACCACGCCTTTGCCGACCGCGGCGAGGGTTTTTGCCTGCTCAACGACCAGGCCGTGGCGGCCAACTACCTGCTGCAGCACGAAGGCATCGGCAAGGTGCTGATCGTTGATCTGGATGTGCACCAGGGCAACGGCACGGCGGCCCTGTTCCGGCACGAGCCGCGGGTATTCACCTTTTCGATGCACGGCGCCCGCAACTACCCCGCCCGCAAAGAGCAATCGGACCTCGACCTGCCCCTGCCCGACGGCACCGACGACGCCGCCTACCTAGGGCTGCTGCGCGAAACCCTGCCCCGCCTGCTCGACGAGGTACAGCCCGAGTTCGTGTTTTACCTCGCGGGCGTGGATGTGCTCAGCACCGATAAGCTCGGGCACCTCGGCCTCACCCGCGAGGGTTGCCGCCAGCGCGACCGGCTGGTGCTCGAACTCTGCCACCGCCACCACTTGCCCGTGGTGGTGTGCATGGGCGGCGGCTACTCCGAGCGCATCAGCGACATCGTGGAAGCCCACGCCAATACCTTCCGGCTGGCGCGTGAGCTGTGGTTTTGAGCGGCAGCAGCACGAAAAAACTCCCCTCCTCAGCTGAGGAGGGGACGCGGCCACGCAGTGGACGCTGGGGTGGTTGACCTCGCGTCAGATAGTAACCTTAACCAACCAGCACGTCATGCGGAGCGCAGTCGAACCGCAGGTCGGCGTAGCCAAGCATCTCTACTGATAGCATTTTACTATTCGACGAAGCGGTAGAGATGCTTCGCCAGGCTCAGCATGACATGACCTAGGTCGTCGGGCTCCCCTTTCCATCGGAGGGGGCCCAGGGGGGGTGAGGCCCAACGTCAGCAACGATTGTCAACGACCTCAGCAGCAACTGAAGCTGCCGCGTCCCCTCCTCAGCTGAGGAGGGGAGTTTTTTGTGCTGCTACTCCCCTGCCCCCTCAATTATCAGCTGCCACCGAAAGGCCCATTGCCAGCGCAGCTGGTAGCGCGTAATGGCGGCGGTGGTCAGCAGTTCTTCCCAATCGTGGCGGCGGAAGGCGCGGGCCACCGACAAGGGCGCGTCGTTTTGCACCAGGTACGAGCCGCCCAGCAGGCGCGTGAGCCACCTGATGCTGTGGTAGGCCAGCGGGTGGCGGTGCAAATCGTTGATGACGACGGCCGTGCGGGCCTGCTCGCGCCACTGGCGCAGCATGGGCACCAGCTCGTGCTCGGCAAAGTGGTGGCAAAACAGGCTGCACATCACCACATCGTAGCGTTGCCGCGCGAATTCGGGCGCGAAGATGTCCTGCTGCTCGAACCGGATTTCGGGGTAGCCCTGGCTGCGGGCGCGGGCGTAATCCACCATAAAGGCGTTGGCATCGAGGCCGGTTAGCTCTACGGCCAGGCCTTGCCGGCGCGCCCACTGCGCCACGCGCCGCAGGGTGTCGCCGCCGCCGCTGCCTAGGTCGGCAATGCGCACGGGGCGGTTGGCAGGCAGCCGGGGGCGCAGGCGCTGCAAAGCGCTGAGCACCACGCGGTAGCCACCTAGGCGCGCGTTAATAACCTCGAGCTCGTAGAGGTTTTGGCGCAGGTCGTCGGAGGCCAGCGTCAGGTCGTCCATCAGCTCGGGCTCCAGGGAGCGGCGGGCGAAATCGGGCATAAGGGGTGAAGGAGGAATGATGAAGGAAGAAGGAGGAATGAAAAAAGGAAGCAGCGGCCTTCCTCCCTCGTCATTCCTCCTTCTTCCTTACTGATAAGCTACGCGCAGCAGCATGGCCTCCAGCGTCAGGCCCGGCCCGAAGGCGAAGCTGAGCACGGGGGCGCCGTCTTCTTCGGGCTGCAGGTGGCGCTGCAGCTCGCGCAGCACAAACAGCACCGTGGCCGACGACAAGTTGCCCACCTCGTGCAGCACGCGGTAGGCGTGGCGGTTGTCGGCCGGCGAGAGGCCCAGCTCCTGCTCAATGGCCTCCAGAATGCGCCGCCCGCCCGGGTGAATGGCGAAGTGCCGCACATCGGGCAGGCGCACGGGCAGGCGCTGTAGCAGCCCGTCGGTGAGCTTGCGGATGCCCTGCTTTACCAGCCGCGGCACGTAGCTCGAGAGCGTCATCTCGAAGCCAAAATCATTTACGTGCCAGGCCATGTCGGCTTGCCCATCGGGCTCGAGGCCGCAGTGGAAAGCGGCCAGCTCGAGGTTGGGCCGGCCGGGGGCGGGTTGGCCCAGCACCAAAGCGGCCGAGGCCCCGTCGCCGAACAAGGCATTGGCCACCATGTGGTCTTCCTCGTTGCGCTTCTGAAAGTGCAGCGTGCACAGTTCGGTGCACACGATGAGCACGCGGGCCCTGGGGTCGGCGCGGCAAAACGCATCGGCCAGCTTCAGGGCGTTGAAGGCCGCGTAGCAGCCCATAAAGTTGACGCAGGTGCGCTGCACATCGGGCCGCAGCCCTAGGTGCTGCACCAGCTCGATATCGAGGCCGGGGGCATACATGCCGGTGCAGCTCACCGAAATCAGGTGGGTAATGCTTTGCACCGATACCTCGGGGGCCTGGCGCAGGCAGTCGAGGGCGGCCTCGGCGGCCAGCGGCAGGGCCTCGCGGCGGTACACGCGCATGCGGGCGCCCACCGTCGGGAAGGGCTCCAGGTCGGGCGTGTTCGGGAAAAAGGTGTAGGCCCCGGGCGTGCGGCCGTAGTCGGGCAGCACCGAGTGCCGGTAGCCAATGCCCGACATGCGGTAGATGGCGCGGAGCTTACGTGTGCCAGCCTCGTCCATGCCGTGGGCACGGGCCATAAACTCGGCAATCTGCGGCTGCGGCAGCCGGTGCGCCGGCGTAGCCGTGCCGATGGCGCTGAGGTAGCTGGTGGTCATGAAGAGCAGTATACGGCGGGTCGGTGAGCAATGATCGGCGGGCAATGATCAATGAACAATTATCAATGAACAATGGCCACGAGCATCGGACAGTGTGGTACCGTTTCTGTTGAGCTAGGGTTGCTCTAAAGTTCGCGGCGCGTGGTTGGCTGCGGGCCGTGGGGCATGCAGCGGCATCGGCCAGTTGCTCCTTTTGCACTCCTCATTCTTCCGTCAGAAAGGCGCGCCGTGGGTTTGCCGCATCAGGCCTTGCACCACGGCCGGGGCGTAGCGCAGCGTGGCCACCACGGCATCGGTAAGGCGCGGGCCGCCAAACAAGCCTTGCACCATGCGCCCGATGCGCAACCGGCCGGCAAACTGCCGCTGCCAGGCGCGGGTGTAGCTGGCCTCCAGCGCGGGGCGCGTAAACTGGCCCCCTAGGTAGGCGTGGGCGTGCTCGGCGGCCAGGGCCGCGCCGTGCATGGCCATGGCCATGCCGTTGCCGCACAGCGGGGTAATGAGCCCGGCCGCATCGCCGCACATCAGCACGTGCTGCTCCACGCTGGTTTTCGGGGCGAAGGAAATTTCGTTGATGACCTCGGGCTGCGCGTACAGGCGCTCGGCGCCGGTTAGCACCTCGCGCAGGTGCGGGTTTTTGGCCAGCACCTCGGCCTCCAGGGCGGGTATGCTGCCGTGGCGGCGCAGCTGCGCGCGGGTGGTGAGGTAGCAGAAGCAGTACCGGTCGGCTTCGATGGCCGAGAGGCCGGCGTAGCCATCGGCGAAGTTGTGCAGGGCAATGAGGTTGCGCGGGAAATCGAGGCGCAGGTGGTACTTCACGCCCACGTACGGCGAGCGTTGCCGAAAGAAGGCGCGGTCGAGCTGCCGGTCGAGGGTGGCGCGTTTGCCGTAGGCACCCAGCACTACGCGGGCTCGGAGCTGCTGGCCATCGGCCAGCGTGGCAGTAAAGCAATCGGCGGCGGGCTCGAAACGGACGTTGCTGACAGTGGCGCCGAGCCAGAATTGCACCCCGCGGGCAGCGGCCAGCTGGTACAGGTACTCGTCGAGGGCGAAGCGGCTTACGCCGAAGCCGCCTAGGTCGAGACGCGCCGTGAGGGTGCGGCCACCCGGCGCCGATACCAGGAATTGTTCTATTCGGGCGGGTTGCAGCGGCGCGGGGTCGGCGCCCAGGCGGCGCAGGTACGGCAGCACCTCGTTGGAAACGTACTCGCCGCACACCCGATGAAACGGGTAGTGGCGCCGCTCTACCAGCGCTACGCGGCGCCCGCGGCTGGCCAGGTCGAGGGCGGCGGTAAGGCCGGCCAGCCCGCCGCCGATAATCAGCACTTCAACATCAGAAACGGGCTGGGCAGTGGGCAAAACGACAGGGGGAATTAGATCTAACGAAGACGAACGCTGTATTCGTATACGAAGCTTCAAAAGGTACCTTATATTCCATATATTTTTTATAACCTATTTCAGAATAAGCCGTTACTTTTGTGGATGTTCCGTGCGCTGCGCCGCATCCGGCCCCGATGTAGCGCAGGCACCCCGCCAGCATTACTTTTTTCTATGCCCCAACGTTTACTCTACGCTATACTGGTAACTGCTTTTAGCGTGTGCTGTTTGCAAAGCAGTTTACCAGCCGCCGCTGCCAAGCAGCAAGCGCCGGCGCGAGCGGTTGCGCCCGCCGCCGCCTCCGACGACCGCAACATTCTGGTGTACCCCAACCCCAGCTCCGATGTGGTGTACGTGTCGTTTACCGGCTTCGAAGGCCGCAAAACCGAGCTGCGCCTGCTCAACGTGATTGGCACCGTGGTGTACCGCGAAACCATTACGGAGCTCAACAACCGCTTTACGCGCCGCCTCGATCTGAGCCGTTTTGCCAGCGGCCTGTACTACGTCAAAATCGATTCCGACAATACCAGCGTAATGCGCAAGTTGGTGATTCGCTAACGATTGGCTTAACGCACGCGGCGGCCGTTGCTCCTTGCTGGGGCAACGGCCGCCGCGTTTTTGGCACCCAGGGATTGGGGCGGCGGGCCATAAAAAAAGCCCTTCGGGGCAAACCGAAGGGCTGATGAGACAACGTGGAAGACAATGTTAGCGGCGGGCGCGAACTGGCACTGGCTGGAGCTGAGGGGTACGGCCACCCAGAACACGGTCCAGAAGCGCAGCCAATTTATCAGCAAGCGAATTCAGCGTCATGGAAGAGTACAAGAATGTGGAAAGCCTACATACCAAATTACGCAGCTTTAACTAATTCGGACTACGCCGGGGTTCCTTTTTTTTGCCGAACTACCTTTTGGCTGGCCAGAAGCGCCTTTACCACCCGTTGGGCATCGGCCCCTACGCCGCCCATCAAAGCCGAGCCGCGGCTGTCGAGCCAGGGCAACCCCAGAAACGCCAGCCCCGGCACAGTACTAATACCGCGGTGGTGCAGCGGAAAACCCTGGCTATCAAGCACCGGCAGCTCGAGCCAGCGGTAATCGGGCCGAAATCCGGTGGCCCATACCACGGCTTGCAGCGGCGGCGTGCGGCCGGCATCGGCCAGCAACGCAGCGCTTTCGGCTTGGCGGGCGCGGCCAATCCAGTGCACGTTGGCAAAGCGGCGGAGGCGGCGCAAGTCGCCGGCCACCACGGGCTCGGCGCGGCGGTGCAGCCAGCGGCCCAACAAGCCATGCCGCGAAAGTCCTAAGATGCCGAAGGTTTTCAGCAGCACCCACATGAGCGTATTGTTGGGCATGGCAGGCGTGCCGGGGTCGAAGGCCGCGTACACGGGCCGGCCGGTAGCGGCTACATCGGCAGCAATTTGCAAGGCCGAGTTGCCGCTGCCCACCACCGCCACCGCTCCGGAGCCCAGCAGCTGCTCGGGCGCCTGGTACTGGCTGCTGTGCAGCTGCTGCACCCCGGCACCTAGGGCGCTGGCCCAGGCCGGCACGTGCGGCGCCCCAAACCCGCCCGTGCACACAATTACGCGCCTGGCCAGGTAATGCGCCCCTGCCTCGGTAAGTGCCCCAAAGCCTCCGCCATCGGCCAAGCTTACCCGCACCACGCGCTGCCCTAGGTGCACCTCGAAGTTGAAGTAGTTGGCATAGAGCCGCAGGTACTGCGCGGCTTCGTCTTTGGTGGGGTAGCGCAGCCCGGGGCCGGGCCATTTCAGCCCGGGCAAGGCACTGGCCCAGGCCGGCGAAAACAACCGCAGCGAGGCGTAGCGCGAGGCCCACACCCGCCCTACTTCGGCGGCCTGCTCAAGCAGCAGGCACGGCACGCCGGCCTGTTGCAGGTAATAGGCCGCGGCCAGGCCGGCCTGGCCGGCGCCAATAATCAGGGTATCGGTACGGTACTCGCCGGCGGCAGCAACTACGGATGGCATAGCAATTGGCGTGGCCCCACCCAGGGCCACGCCACAAAGAAACAACTGCCGGCCCTAGGTGCTTAGCCGGCGGCCGCCGTTGCGGCCGCCGGGTGCGCGGCCGTGGCCAAATCGGCCTTCAGGTGCTGCGCGGTGTGGTGCGCCAACGCCATAATGGTGAGCATGGGATTGACGCCGCTGCACGCCGGAAAAGCCGAGCCATCGGCTACGTACAAGCCCCGGGCCTCGAACAGCTCGCCCGTGGGGCTGGTGGGGTGCGTGGCGCGATTGCCGCCCATGCGGCAGGTACTCATTTGGTGGGCGCTGTAGAGGTTAAAGCGGTTGGGGCTCCAATCGAGGTGGGGCAGCGCATCAAGTACCTCCGGGTTCCGGATTACGCCTTCGTGCGCGTGCAGCGTGGGCAGCGTGCCGTGCGGCAAATACACCGTGTGGGCCCCGGCAGCGACATGGATTTCGGCGGCCGTGCGCACCCCGGTCAGCAGGCTGCCGCGGTCGAAGGCGCTCAGGCGGTAGCTGATGAGCGGCTGGCCGCGCTTATCGATGCGCACCTGGCCGCTGTCCCGGTCGCGGGTGAGCACGATGAACGAGCCCAGGTGCGCGGCCTGCTCCATAATGCGCTTGTGCTGCTCGCCCGAAAGCCACGGCAGCGTCATGGCCATCAGCCCCAGGTGGGCGGGCGGCGTTTCGATTTTGGCGCCGAAGTTGGTGCCGCCGAGCCGGGCGCAGCTGTCGTTTACTACCGACATGCTCGGCCCGTACCACGCCTCAATCAGCTGCGGATACACGCCCGACACCGCCACCGTGGGGTGCAGGTGCAAGTGCTGCCCTAGGTGCGGGTGGCGCAGGCCGCTGCGCAGCAGCAAGGCCGGCGTTTGGATAGCGCCGCCCGCTACCACCACCCGCTTGGCCCGGATGCGCACTGGCACCACGCGGCCATCGGGGGCGCGGTACTCGGCCTCGGCGCCGGTGGCACGACCGGCCTCCAGGGTAATGCGCTGCACGCGCGTATCGGGCAGCAGGCGGGCGCCGTGCGCGGCGGCGGTTTTGAGGTAGGTGTTGAGCGTGCCTTGCTTGATGCCGTACCGGTCGCCGAAGGTGCTGAAGCCAAGGCCGCGGAAGTGCAGCTCGGAGTCGTCGAGGCCTTTTTCGTTGCGCGGAATGGGGCGCACCTCGTGCCCCAGGCGCCGCGAGCCTTCGAGCAGGGCCTGGTTCTGGCCGTTGTGGCGCACGTAGTCGGTGTTCACGCTCAGGGCCGCGGCCACGGCATCGAGGCTGTGGCGGAACGAGGCCTGCAGAAAATGCGGGGCCTGATGCTCGCGCGCCCACTCCTCCAGAATGTAGTCGGGCGTGCGGAACGAGCCCGCCCAGTTGACGGTGGTACCGCCGCCCAGGCACGAGCCGGCCAGCAAGGTTACGCCCCCATCGGTGGTGCTGAGGGTGCCGCGCGCGTCGTAGAGGTGGCCGATCATGTCGGCTTCGCGCTGCGTGAAGTCGCAGCCGTGGCAGTACGGGCCTTTGTCGAGCACCAGCACATCGTGGCCGGCCGCGGCCAGCTCGCCGGCTACCACGCCGCCGCCCGCGCCGCTGCCAATCACCAGCACCTCGCAGGTGTAGGTAGCCTCGGGGCCCGCGGGGTGCAGGGTTTGCAGCGGCCGGGGGGTGTCTACCAGTCCGTCGGAAAAAGCCAGCGGGCCGGGGTAGCCCAGCTCCTGCCAGTTGAAGTTGGGTGCCTCGGGCGCCGAGCCGCCGTAGTACAGAAACATCACCAGCTTGCGCAGGGCCTGAAACCCTTGGCGCAGCGGCGGCAGCGGGCTTTGGCTCCAGCACTGCAGCAGCTTTTCGCGCTGGGCGGCATCGAGCGCCAGAAAGGGCTTGAGCGGGCCGCCCCAGCTCAGGCCCAGCAGGCGGCTATCGAGCAGGCCGAGCAATTGCCCGAACTGCTGCTGCGCGGCTTGCGGCTGCGCCTCGATGGCGGCCTGCAGCAGCTCCAGGCGCACGCCTTCGGCGCCGTGGTGCTGCCAAAATGCGGCGTGCTGGGTGTGGCCCGGCAGGCTCGGAATAAACGCATCGGCCAGCGCGGCCAGGGTGCGGCGTTGCTCAGCTGAGAAATCCATGCAATGGGTGGGTTAGGCAGGCAAAACAGGCGCGCGCTGGGTTTCGGCCACAAGCGGCAGCACCGGGCGCGGGGCTTACTGCTAAATACAACTTTTTCGGCGGATACTCGGCATGCCGAGCTTCCAAAATCGGCCACAGCTACCGGCCCTGGCCTCCGCCGGAATTGTTGGCGCGGGTTTGCAGCCAACCCAAGCCCAACCATACCTTTGGCGCGCCCTGGGCGGTGCGGGCAAAACCACGGTTGTACGCAGCTTTTCCCAAGTGGGTTGTACGGCCGCCGCTTGCCCGCTGGCAGCCAGCCACTTGCCTTCGCTTTTTCCTTGGCCTATCGGCTACACCTTTTACTGCAACCCGTGACCCTACCTGCCCCTCGCCTGCTCGGCGGTGCGCTGCTGCTATTGCTCCCCGAGCTGGCAGCGGCGCAGTCGTCGTTCAACACCTCGCGCTCCAACTACAGCGGCCTGGGCGGCGCTGCCTGGAACCCCGCCACCCTGGCCGATAACCGCTACAAGTTTCAGCTGCGGCTGATTGGGGTGGATGTGCACGCCACCAACACAGCCTACCGCTACAGCGGCGGCTGGAATTTGCTGGTGCGCGACGTGCCCCTGGAGTTCAACAAGAGCACCCTGGAGGCGCGCCCCACCGATAAGCCCCAGCGGTTGAGCGTGGGCCTGAACATGCGCGGCCCGGGCCTGCTGCTGCGCCTGAACGAACGCAACTCGCTGGCCATCGGCAGCCGCGTGCGGGTGGCGTTGCAGGGCAACCATGTGTCGCCGGCGCTGCTGCAAAACGCCGTCGACGAATTCAAAACCAAAGCCCGCTTCGCCGACAACACCTTCAACCTGAATCTGAACGCCTTTGCCGAGTGGAACGCCTCGTACGCGCGGGTGGTGCTCGACGCGGGGCCGCACTTCCTGAAGGCGGGCATCACGGGCAAGCGCCTGCTGGGCGTGGCCTCGGCCTACCTGCAAAGCCGCGACCTCGACTACGAAGTGGTAACGCGCACGGCCGCCACCGGCGACTCGACGCTGCGCGTGCACCACCTCGACGGCGCTTTCGGGTACTCCAACGCCGATGCTTTCCGGGATTTTGACCTGAGCACGGCCCGCCGCTGGCTTACGCCCAGCAATGCCCCCGGCAGCGGCTGGGGCGCCGACCTGGGCCTGGTGTACGAGTACCGCCCCGACGACCCCGCGCAGTATCGCTACGTGGATAAGAAAGGCGTGACGCGCACCGACCACTCGCGCAGCAAGTACAAGTACCGCGTTTCGGTGGCCATTACCGATGTGGGCTCCATCCGCTACCGCAACGCCGTGGCTTACAACAATATCCGGGCCCGG
The sequence above is drawn from the Hymenobacter sp. YIM 151858-1 genome and encodes:
- a CDS encoding carbohydrate kinase family protein, coding for MKQEVVCFGEILWDMLPAGRQAGGAPFNVAVHLQQLGVPARLISSIGPDDLGQELLAVVAGKGLSTDCVQRSHLPTGVVHANVTDAQNVRYTIAEPAAWDAIGPDPAADALVAQAAVLVFGSLAARHATTRATLYGLLGHARLRVFDANLRPPHYSPEVVLHLLARTDLLKLNHHELAELMHWLGQAAEPATALPWLAERYHLQAVCVTLGAAGAVLWANGKLYQAAGVPVPVHDTIGSGDAFLAALLRGWLAGQAPDELLRFACAAGALVATQPGATPVISAVAVQAMPGT
- a CDS encoding STAS/SEC14 domain-containing protein → MPTSSSTIYFRNAAGLVREHPGYVRVEYAAGRRHLADLQALLGHLGRALAKHGGGKLLIDQRVMVPFSAEEQAYMLTEWLPRANAEGGYRWGAVVQAQDVFARLATATVATQVHGLSMTYQYFADEAAAVAWLVAQ
- a CDS encoding histone deacetylase family protein — protein: MLKYELLPEQLIREGTIAEESIFAPIPLPEKYVLETHCPAYYQRLVQGQLTRHEERATGFPWSEQLVQREVAILGGTVQCAKLARHTGVALNVAGGTHHAFADRGEGFCLLNDQAVAANYLLQHEGIGKVLIVDLDVHQGNGTAALFRHEPRVFTFSMHGARNYPARKEQSDLDLPLPDGTDDAAYLGLLRETLPRLLDEVQPEFVFYLAGVDVLSTDKLGHLGLTREGCRQRDRLVLELCHRHHLPVVVCMGGGYSERISDIVEAHANTFRLARELWF
- a CDS encoding methyltransferase domain-containing protein; protein product: MPDFARRSLEPELMDDLTLASDDLRQNLYELEVINARLGGYRVVLSALQRLRPRLPANRPVRIADLGSGGGDTLRRVAQWARRQGLAVELTGLDANAFMVDYARARSQGYPEIRFEQQDIFAPEFARQRYDVVMCSLFCHHFAEHELVPMLRQWREQARTAVVINDLHRHPLAYHSIRWLTRLLGGSYLVQNDAPLSVARAFRRHDWEELLTTAAITRYQLRWQWAFRWQLIIEGAGE
- a CDS encoding type III polyketide synthase — translated: MTTSYLSAIGTATPAHRLPQPQIAEFMARAHGMDEAGTRKLRAIYRMSGIGYRHSVLPDYGRTPGAYTFFPNTPDLEPFPTVGARMRVYRREALPLAAEAALDCLRQAPEVSVQSITHLISVSCTGMYAPGLDIELVQHLGLRPDVQRTCVNFMGCYAAFNALKLADAFCRADPRARVLIVCTELCTLHFQKRNEEDHMVANALFGDGASAALVLGQPAPGRPNLELAAFHCGLEPDGQADMAWHVNDFGFEMTLSSYVPRLVKQGIRKLTDGLLQRLPVRLPDVRHFAIHPGGRRILEAIEQELGLSPADNRHAYRVLHEVGNLSSATVLFVLRELQRHLQPEEDGAPVLSFAFGPGLTLEAMLLRVAYQ
- a CDS encoding NAD(P)/FAD-dependent oxidoreductase: MPTAQPVSDVEVLIIGGGLAGLTAALDLASRGRRVALVERRHYPFHRVCGEYVSNEVLPYLRRLGADPAPLQPARIEQFLVSAPGGRTLTARLDLGGFGVSRFALDEYLYQLAAARGVQFWLGATVSNVRFEPAADCFTATLADGQQLRARVVLGAYGKRATLDRQLDRAFFRQRSPYVGVKYHLRLDFPRNLIALHNFADGYAGLSAIEADRYCFCYLTTRAQLRRHGSIPALEAEVLAKNPHLREVLTGAERLYAQPEVINEISFAPKTSVEQHVLMCGDAAGLITPLCGNGMAMAMHGAALAAEHAHAYLGGQFTRPALEASYTRAWQRQFAGRLRIGRMVQGLFGGPRLTDAVVATLRYAPAVVQGLMRQTHGAPF
- a CDS encoding T9SS type A sorting domain-containing protein, with translation MPQRLLYAILVTAFSVCCLQSSLPAAAAKQQAPARAVAPAAASDDRNILVYPNPSSDVVYVSFTGFEGRKTELRLLNVIGTVVYRETITELNNRFTRRLDLSRFASGLYYVKIDSDNTSVMRKLVIR
- a CDS encoding flavin-containing monooxygenase; its protein translation is MPSVVAAAGEYRTDTLIIGAGQAGLAAAYYLQQAGVPCLLLEQAAEVGRVWASRYASLRLFSPAWASALPGLKWPGPGLRYPTKDEAAQYLRLYANYFNFEVHLGQRVVRVSLADGGGFGALTEAGAHYLARRVIVCTGGFGAPHVPAWASALGAGVQQLHSSQYQAPEQLLGSGAVAVVGSGNSALQIAADVAATGRPVYAAFDPGTPAMPNNTLMWVLLKTFGILGLSRHGLLGRWLHRRAEPVVAGDLRRLRRFANVHWIGRARQAESAALLADAGRTPPLQAVVWATGFRPDYRWLELPVLDSQGFPLHHRGISTVPGLAFLGLPWLDSRGSALMGGVGADAQRVVKALLASQKVVRQKKGTPA
- a CDS encoding GMC family oxidoreductase; amino-acid sequence: MDFSAEQRRTLAALADAFIPSLPGHTQHAAFWQHHGAEGVRLELLQAAIEAQPQAAQQQFGQLLGLLDSRLLGLSWGGPLKPFLALDAAQREKLLQCWSQSPLPPLRQGFQALRKLVMFLYYGGSAPEAPNFNWQELGYPGPLAFSDGLVDTPRPLQTLHPAGPEATYTCEVLVIGSGAGGGVVAGELAAAGHDVLVLDKGPYCHGCDFTQREADMIGHLYDARGTLSTTDGGVTLLAGSCLGGGTTVNWAGSFRTPDYILEEWAREHQAPHFLQASFRHSLDAVAAALSVNTDYVRHNGQNQALLEGSRRLGHEVRPIPRNEKGLDDSELHFRGLGFSTFGDRYGIKQGTLNTYLKTAAAHGARLLPDTRVQRITLEAGRATGAEAEYRAPDGRVVPVRIRAKRVVVAGGAIQTPALLLRSGLRHPHLGQHLHLHPTVAVSGVYPQLIEAWYGPSMSVVNDSCARLGGTNFGAKIETPPAHLGLMAMTLPWLSGEQHKRIMEQAAHLGSFIVLTRDRDSGQVRIDKRGQPLISYRLSAFDRGSLLTGVRTAAEIHVAAGAHTVYLPHGTLPTLHAHEGVIRNPEVLDALPHLDWSPNRFNLYSAHQMSTCRMGGNRATHPTSPTGELFEARGLYVADGSAFPACSGVNPMLTIMALAHHTAQHLKADLATAAHPAAATAAAG
- a CDS encoding DUF5723 family protein, with product MTLPAPRLLGGALLLLLPELAAAQSSFNTSRSNYSGLGGAAWNPATLADNRYKFQLRLIGVDVHATNTAYRYSGGWNLLVRDVPLEFNKSTLEARPTDKPQRLSVGLNMRGPGLLLRLNERNSLAIGSRVRVALQGNHVSPALLQNAVDEFKTKARFADNTFNLNLNAFAEWNASYARVVLDAGPHFLKAGITGKRLLGVASAYLQSRDLDYEVVTRTAATGDSTLRVHHLDGAFGYSNADAFRDFDLSTARRWLTPSNAPGSGWGADLGLVYEYRPDDPAQYRYVDKKGVTRTDHSRSKYKYRVSVAITDVGSIRYRNAVAYNNIRARNLGVSESDIEGINENNFAERFERVLQTRRYQKETSFSAALPTALNLDVDYRVARRLYLNAALSQGLRGSYAAGMRHFSFALVAPRLETKWLEIATPVSLINNYQTLTYGLNLRLGPLSIGSNDLGGLLGAKPYGTNVYVELSLLSLTNQRPKNPKPKAGRPVPSAAPASI